The segment AGTAATCAATCCGAATTTCCGCTTGCAGTAGTGCAGCAGTATGGCGTCAGTCAGACGATTGATTTTTTCTCCTTTCTCGGGCTGCCGCTGACAAGACTCAAGGGGGGCTTGCTGTACCCGATGTCGCTGCAGGCAGCGGCGGTACTGGATATTTTCCAGCTGGCGCTAGAGGATCGGAATGTTCCCGTATACCTTAAGAATAAAGTGGTGGATGTTACGGCTTCGGCAGATCATTCTCGCTTCACGATAAAATGCCTAACCGAGACAGAGGAAGAGGTTGTGTATACTAGCGACTATCTGCTTCTGTCTACGGGGGGCAACACCGGTCCCAATGCAGGAAAAGAACCTCCGGGTTATACCCTTGCCGAACGTCTGGGGCACACCGTGATTGAGCCTTTTCCGGCCATTGTGCAATTGAAGCTGCAATATCCGAATATGAGGGCACTGTCCAGTATCAAATCCCAGGGACAAGCCCATATCCTTGTAAAGGGTAAAGTCATCGGCAGTGAACAGGGTGAGCTGGCCTTCACAGACTATGGTATTACCGGTCCGCCCATTCTCCAGTTAAGCCGAAAGGCCGCGTATCATCTGGCAAGAGGAGAACAGGTGAAATTATCGGTGGATCTGATGCCTGGCCGCACAGAGGAAGAGCTGGTGGAGTTCCTAGAAAAGCTCTGGGAGACCTTTGGGCACCGGACCGTGGCGGATTCCCTCGTGGGTATCTTCAACAAAAAGCTTGTTACTGTTCTGCTTAAGGAGACGGGCTTAGATCAACAGCCACAGCTTCTTTGCCAGAATCTGCCGCAGAAAACTAAAGAGAACTTTTATAGGCTCTTGAAGCGTTGGGAATTTAAAGTGACGGATACCAATGGCTTTACGAATGCGCAGGTGACAGCCGGCGGCATTGATACGTCGGAGCTCACCCGGGGAACGCTGGAATCCAAGCTGGTGCCCGGGCTGTATCTGGCTGGCGAGGTGATGGATGTGGACGGAGATTTCGGCGGCTATAACCTGCAATGGGCCTGGAGTTCCGGATATGTGGCCGCCATGGCGATAGCTAAGTCCATTCAATAAATTTATTAGGAAAAGGGATGCATCAATTAACATGTATAAGGATCAGACTTCTAAGCACCACGAGCTGTTCATTATCGGTGGGGGTGCTGCAGGTCTAATGGCTGCAGTTACAGCGAGAGATCAAGGTATTGATACAGCCATTATTGAAAGCAATGACCGGCTCGGTAAGAAAATAATAACGACAGGTAACGGGCGTTGCAACATTACGAACCAATCCACCGCCACCGGTACGGATGAAGCAGCCGCTTTATCCATTAAGTATCACAGCAATCAGGCAGGATTCCCAATACATGTACTGCGGCAATTCGGTGTCCGCCAGACGATCGAATTTTTCTCCTCGCTCGGGCTTCCTTTTATGAGCTTGGAGAATGGCCGGATGTATCCGATGTCGCTGCAGGCGGCTTCGGTGCCTGGGGTGTTTAAGCTGGCGCTGGAGGACCGGAATGTTCCCGTATATTATAAACATAAAGTGCTGGATGTGACCGTTTCGGCGGGACATCCGCGGTTCGCGATAACCTGCCAGACGGAGACAGAGGAGCAGGTTGTGTATACCAGCGACTATCTTTTTCTATGTACCGGCGGCCTTACCGCTCCCAAAACAGGAACAGACGGCTCCGGTTATACACTTGTCCAGCGTCTGGGACACACCATGATCCACCCGGTGCCAGGCATTGTGCAATTGAAGCTGGATTATCCGTATTTAAAGGAACTGTCGGGCATCAAATTTGAGGGAGAGGCCCATGTGATCGTGAACCATGAGGTTATCCGCACGGAGTCCGGGGAGATTCTTTTTACAGACTATGGGATCTCGGGCCCGCCCATCCTTCAGCTAAGCAGAAAAGCTGCGTATAATCTCGGCATAGGAGAATCGGTGACCCTGTCGGTTGATTTGATGCCGGAGCGCACAGAGGAAGAGTTAATTGATTTCCTGGAGATCCACTGGGGGATCTTCGGACACCGGACGGTTGCCGATTCCTTCGTGGGTATCGTCAGCAAGAAACTGATTCCAGTGCTGCTGAAGGAGGCTGGAATTGATCAACAGCTGCATCTGCTGTGTCAGGATCTATCGTGGAAAACCAAGAAAATATTCTATAAACTATTGAAGCGTTGGGAATTTAAAATCACCGATACCAACAGCTTCACGAATGCACAGACCACTGCCGGTGGCATCGATACGACGGAGCTAGTCGAAGGAACGCTCGAATCTAAGCTGGTGCCGGGACTCTATTTGGCCGGTGAGGTGATGGATGTGGACGGCGATTGCGGCGGCTATAACCTGCAATGGGCCTGGAGCTCCGGATATGTCGCCGCGATGGCGCTTGCGGACTGGCGTGCCCGCATCACGTAAGGGTAGAGGGCCGCTGACAATACAGTACTAATGAAGGCACCTTTAAGGGTGTCTTTTTTTGGATTTTCAGACCTCCGAAAGATTCTTTAATGTTCGCTTTTTTATATTTTTCCAGCGACACAGTGTGCTTTAATAAGTTTAGTTAATGCTTGAAGTTCATATTTATGGTTAACCATATCAACAGTGAAGTCTTCTGCTTTTTTGACATCCATATTAAAGAACAAGTCATTATAGCTTAGGAAAATAACAAGTGCTGTGAAAGCAGTACGTTTATTTGCATTGTGAAACGGATGGTTTTGACCCAGTGACTCGAACAAAGCGGCGGCTTTTTCAAAAATGGTAGGGTAAGCATCTTCTTCAAAAGCTGAAGATTGTGGGCGAAGGACAGCAGATTCGAGCAGTCCCGGCTCTTTTACACCAACTTGTTCACCGGGACTATAGCGTTGAATCATTGCGAGATTAATGGCTATGACTTCTTGGACGGATAAATAACGGGTTTGAATCATCTGTCTTTGAGACCATGTAAGGTCTGATCGTATTGATTAATAACATCTGCCAAAGAATCCATAAAATCTTCACTAATTCCATGAGGAAGCGATACCTTTGTTGACTTTTTTATAATAATTTCTCCAGTGGACTGGTTTATGTCGATAAGAACGGTATCCCCTTGATCCAGCCCTATTTGCTTTAGTGCATCAGTCATTGTTATACCTAAGCTGTTTCCGAATTTAGTGACTTTTCGTTCCATTTCAACCATCCTATTCATTAAAAGTCCTCCTCAATATTGTATTCAACTGTTATAACAATTATACATTAGGGATGGCTTAACGTAAATATGCTAAGCAACTGTTAAGCCTATCCTGATCGTCCATGTTAACAGGTTTTTAAGGACCTAAAGAATTGTTGATAGGACTAGATTTAAATGAATAAGTTCAACTAAGCCAAGGAGGCCTTATTATATGAGCAGAGAGGCTGAGAAGCCACTGAACGATGGCCCTATAATCCGCAAGGAAAAGGTTATTGCTTCAAAAATGATCCGTATCTATTGCAAGAAAAAACATCATAAAAAGGAGCTCTGTGAGGAATGCCGGAATTTAAATGAGTATGTCATGAAAAGACTCTCCTACTGCAAATTTGGTGAAGAGAAAACCGCTTGTGCGAAGTGTCCGATTCATTGTTATACACCCGTCTACCGCCAGAAAATCAAGGGAGTTATGCGTTTCTCGGGACCATGGATGTTGTTGTATCATCCGTTAGAGTCCATAAAGCATATCCCCATGCCGGAGAAGTTAAAAAGACCGCTGTCCCGATAGTCGGCAGCCACCTCCCACGGTTGCCGGGCGAATGGCGCTACATCATCTCCTGTAGGTTTTGGTCCAGGAAAATAAAAAACCCAACTCTGCTAACGAAGCGGAGAAGGGTCTTTTCAGGATATAGTCAGCTCCACTAAAGAAGCGGAGAAGACTGTATCCATCCGTATTATTTCTGTGTATTCATGATATTATGTATGTGTGCGAAAGTCAAGTTATACGTTATCATTTTGGTTATTTAGGATGTGTACAATGATCTATAATATCTATTTCGATGAAGCAAAT is part of the Paenibacillus sp. FSL M7-0420 genome and harbors:
- a CDS encoding aminoacetone oxidase family FAD-binding enzyme, producing the protein MYENQTSMHHKLFIIGAGAAGLMAAVTASDMGIDTAILESNDRIGKKILMTGDGRCNITNESTVTDTDEAAALSRKYHSNQSEFPLAVVQQYGVSQTIDFFSFLGLPLTRLKGGLLYPMSLQAAAVLDIFQLALEDRNVPVYLKNKVVDVTASADHSRFTIKCLTETEEEVVYTSDYLLLSTGGNTGPNAGKEPPGYTLAERLGHTVIEPFPAIVQLKLQYPNMRALSSIKSQGQAHILVKGKVIGSEQGELAFTDYGITGPPILQLSRKAAYHLARGEQVKLSVDLMPGRTEEELVEFLEKLWETFGHRTVADSLVGIFNKKLVTVLLKETGLDQQPQLLCQNLPQKTKENFYRLLKRWEFKVTDTNGFTNAQVTAGGIDTSELTRGTLESKLVPGLYLAGEVMDVDGDFGGYNLQWAWSSGYVAAMAIAKSIQ
- a CDS encoding BaiN/RdsA family NAD(P)/FAD-dependent oxidoreductase, whose translation is MYKDQTSKHHELFIIGGGAAGLMAAVTARDQGIDTAIIESNDRLGKKIITTGNGRCNITNQSTATGTDEAAALSIKYHSNQAGFPIHVLRQFGVRQTIEFFSSLGLPFMSLENGRMYPMSLQAASVPGVFKLALEDRNVPVYYKHKVLDVTVSAGHPRFAITCQTETEEQVVYTSDYLFLCTGGLTAPKTGTDGSGYTLVQRLGHTMIHPVPGIVQLKLDYPYLKELSGIKFEGEAHVIVNHEVIRTESGEILFTDYGISGPPILQLSRKAAYNLGIGESVTLSVDLMPERTEEELIDFLEIHWGIFGHRTVADSFVGIVSKKLIPVLLKEAGIDQQLHLLCQDLSWKTKKIFYKLLKRWEFKITDTNSFTNAQTTAGGIDTTELVEGTLESKLVPGLYLAGEVMDVDGDCGGYNLQWAWSSGYVAAMALADWRARIT
- a CDS encoding type II toxin-antitoxin system death-on-curing family toxin, encoding MIQTRYLSVQEVIAINLAMIQRYSPGEQVGVKEPGLLESAVLRPQSSAFEEDAYPTIFEKAAALFESLGQNHPFHNANKRTAFTALVIFLSYNDLFFNMDVKKAEDFTVDMVNHKYELQALTKLIKAHCVAGKI
- a CDS encoding AbrB/MazE/SpoVT family DNA-binding domain-containing protein, with product MNRMVEMERKVTKFGNSLGITMTDALKQIGLDQGDTVLIDINQSTGEIIIKKSTKVSLPHGISEDFMDSLADVINQYDQTLHGLKDR
- a CDS encoding nitrous oxide-stimulated promoter family protein; this translates as MSREAEKPLNDGPIIRKEKVIASKMIRIYCKKKHHKKELCEECRNLNEYVMKRLSYCKFGEEKTACAKCPIHCYTPVYRQKIKGVMRFSGPWMLLYHPLESIKHIPMPEKLKRPLSR